The following proteins are co-located in the Haloarcula marismortui ATCC 43049 genome:
- the secY gene encoding preprotein translocase subunit SecY has translation MSWKDTAEPLLVRMPAVQRPEGHVPFKRKLTWTGGVLLLYFFLTNVKLFGLDIDASQQVFGRFSSILASGQGSIMQLGIGPIVTASIVLQLLGGADLLGLNTQDDPRDQILYQGLQKLLVLVMICLTGLPMVFAGGFLPADTAVANSLGIGTAGVQWLIFAQMFVGGVLILFMDEVISKWGVGSGIGLFIVAGVSQRLVGGLLTAPFLGNSEGIIYTWYLFITGERGTGPVLAADGLQTVLLQGELLGLFTTVLIFAVVVYAESVRVEIPLSNARVKGARGRFPVKLIYASVLPMILVRALQANIQFLGRILNAQLGSMPAFLGTYANGQPTGGLFYFLAPIQSRGDWMWWLEGTAQPVWQILTRVGIDLFVMLVGGAVFAVFWVETTDMGPEATAKQIHNSGMQIPGFRQNVGVIEKVLERYIPQVTVIGGALVGLLAVMANMLGTIGGVSGTGLLLTVSITYKLYEEIAEEQLMEMHPMMRQMFG, from the coding sequence ATGAGCTGGAAGGACACCGCCGAACCACTGCTTGTCCGGATGCCCGCAGTCCAGCGGCCGGAAGGACACGTCCCGTTCAAGCGCAAGCTCACTTGGACAGGTGGCGTGCTCCTGCTGTATTTCTTCCTGACGAACGTGAAGCTGTTCGGGCTGGACATCGACGCCAGCCAGCAGGTGTTCGGGCGCTTCTCGTCGATTCTGGCCTCTGGCCAGGGGAGCATCATGCAGCTGGGTATCGGTCCGATCGTCACGGCGTCCATCGTGTTACAGCTCCTCGGTGGGGCGGACCTGCTCGGGCTGAACACCCAAGACGACCCGCGTGACCAGATCCTCTATCAGGGGCTCCAGAAGCTGCTGGTACTCGTGATGATCTGTCTCACCGGGCTCCCGATGGTGTTCGCTGGTGGGTTCCTGCCGGCTGACACGGCGGTCGCGAACTCACTGGGTATCGGCACGGCCGGTGTCCAGTGGCTCATCTTCGCCCAGATGTTCGTCGGCGGTGTCCTCATCCTGTTCATGGACGAGGTCATCTCCAAATGGGGCGTTGGCTCCGGTATCGGCCTGTTCATTGTCGCCGGCGTGAGCCAACGGCTTGTCGGTGGCCTCTTGACGGCCCCGTTCCTCGGGAACAGCGAGGGCATCATCTACACCTGGTACCTGTTCATCACCGGCGAGCGCGGCACCGGGCCAGTGTTGGCCGCTGATGGCCTCCAGACCGTGTTGCTCCAAGGCGAACTGCTGGGGCTGTTCACAACGGTCCTCATCTTCGCAGTGGTCGTCTACGCCGAATCGGTCCGTGTCGAGATCCCGCTGTCGAACGCCCGCGTGAAAGGAGCCCGTGGCCGATTCCCGGTCAAGCTCATCTACGCGAGCGTCCTGCCGATGATCCTCGTCCGGGCGCTTCAGGCGAACATCCAGTTCCTGGGCCGGATCCTGAACGCCCAGCTGGGTTCGATGCCGGCGTTCCTCGGCACGTACGCCAACGGCCAGCCGACCGGCGGCCTGTTCTACTTCCTTGCCCCAATCCAGAGCCGTGGCGACTGGATGTGGTGGCTTGAAGGCACGGCCCAGCCAGTCTGGCAGATCCTGACCCGCGTCGGCATCGACCTGTTCGTCATGCTGGTCGGCGGCGCAGTCTTCGCCGTGTTCTGGGTCGAGACCACCGACATGGGTCCGGAAGCGACGGCCAAGCAGATCCACAACTCCGGGATGCAGATCCCCGGCTTCCGACAGAACGTCGGCGTCATCGAGAAGGTCCTTGAGCGGTACATCCCGCAAGTGACTGTTATCGGTGGTGCCTTGGTCGGGCTGCTCGCAGTGATGGCCAACATGCTGGGTACCATCGGCGGCGTCTCCGGTACCGGACTGCTGCTGACAGTCTCCATCACGTACAAGCTGTACGAGGAGATCGCCGAAGAGCAGCTCATGGAGATGCATCCGATGATGCGCCAGATGTTCGGATAG
- the rpmD gene encoding 50S ribosomal protein L30 produces the protein MHALVQLRGEVNMHTDIQDTLEMLNIHHVNHCTLVPETDAYRGMVAKVNDFVAFGEPSQETLETVLATRAEPLEGDADVDDEWVAEHTDYDDISGLAFALLSEETTLREQGLSPTLRLHPPRGGHDGVKHPVKEGGQLGKHDTEGIDDLLEAMR, from the coding sequence ATGCACGCACTCGTCCAGCTCCGTGGCGAAGTCAATATGCACACTGACATCCAGGACACGCTGGAGATGCTCAACATCCACCACGTGAACCACTGCACGCTCGTCCCTGAGACGGACGCCTACCGCGGCATGGTGGCGAAGGTCAACGACTTCGTCGCCTTTGGCGAGCCGAGCCAGGAGACGCTGGAGACGGTTCTGGCGACGCGCGCTGAGCCGCTCGAAGGCGACGCCGACGTCGACGACGAGTGGGTCGCCGAGCACACGGATTACGACGATATCTCCGGGCTCGCGTTCGCGCTCCTCTCCGAGGAGACGACGCTGCGCGAGCAGGGTCTGTCCCCGACGCTCCGTCTCCACCCGCCCCGTGGCGGCCACGACGGCGTCAAACACCCCGTCAAGGAGGGCGGGCAGCTCGGGAAACACGACACCGAGGGAATCGACGACCTCCTGGAGGCGATGCGATAA
- a CDS encoding uL15m family ribosomal protein, with product MTSKKKRQRGSRTHGGGSHKNRRGAGHRGGRGDAGRDKHEFHNHEPLGKSGFKRPQKVQEEAATIDVREIDENVTLLAADDVAEVEDGGFRVDVRDVVEEADDADYVKVLGAGQVRHELTLIADDFSEGAREKVEGAGGSVELTDLGEERQAEAEETEDADADEE from the coding sequence ATGACGAGTAAAAAGAAACGACAGCGCGGCTCACGCACGCACGGCGGCGGCTCACACAAGAACCGACGTGGTGCCGGTCACCGCGGTGGTCGCGGTGACGCAGGCCGTGACAAGCACGAGTTCCACAACCACGAGCCGCTCGGCAAGAGTGGCTTCAAGCGCCCGCAGAAGGTGCAGGAAGAGGCCGCAACCATCGACGTTCGCGAGATCGACGAGAACGTCACGCTGCTGGCCGCCGATGACGTCGCCGAAGTCGAAGACGGTGGCTTCCGCGTCGATGTCCGTGATGTGGTCGAAGAGGCCGACGACGCCGATTACGTGAAGGTACTCGGTGCGGGCCAAGTGCGCCACGAACTCACGCTCATCGCCGACGACTTCTCCGAGGGCGCTCGCGAGAAGGTTGAGGGCGCAGGCGGGAGTGTCGAACTGACCGACCTCGGCGAGGAGCGCCAGGCCGAGGCCGAAGAAACCGAAGACGCGGACGCGGACGAGGAATAA